The genomic DNA AGCCAGGAACCGCCGAGCACGATCGGCACGTTGATGCCGGTGAAGAGCATGAACATCCAGCCGGTCTCGGTGGGGCTGTAGTTCAGCACCGTGCCGAGGTACGAGGGGATCCACGTGAACATCAGCGCGAAGATCCAGTAGGTGGTCCAGTACAGCGCCATGTTGCCGAGGAAGGTCTTGTCGGTCAGCAGCGTGCGGTAGGACACATGCGCGGTGTGCGACAGATGGACGCGGGTCTCGCTGTCGCTGGTCACCCGGCCCTCGGCACCGAGGATGAACCACACCACCATCCAGACGAGGCTCGCGATGGCCAGCGTCAGGAAGGCCGCATGCCAGCTGTAGCGGACCAGGATGAAGGTCAGGATCGGGCCGGAAATCAGCAGGCCGAGGGTCACGCCCTGGTAGATGACCGCCGACGGCAGGTTGCGCCGGTCGTTCGGAAACCACTTGTAGCAGGCATGCAGCGCCAGCGGATACGCCGGGCCTTCACCCACGCCGAGCAGGATGCGCGAGAAGAACAGCCGCGGCACCGAGGCGGCGAAGGCCAGCGGAAACTGCGAGAGGCCCCAGATGGCCGCCAGGATCAGCAGCACCATCTTGGACGACATGCGGTTGGCGATGAAGCCGAAGCAGATCGCCGAGATCGAGAACAGCAGGAAGAAGCTGCTGGCGACCAAGCCGAACTCGGCCGGCTGGATGTGCAGCTCCGCCATCAGCGGCTTGGCGACGATGCCGAGGATCGCCTTGTCCATGAAGTTGATCACCATGAACAGTGCCAGCATGATGGTCACGATCCAGCCCCGCAGCGGGGAGTTCTCAACGCGGGACATGGCGGCCTCCTGCGCGATTCGGGACGGTCAGCGAAGGCCGGCGGGCCTCGGATGGAAGGCGCTTATTGGGGGCGTTCATGCATTCTCCTGTCGTTCGCGTTGCGGTTTCGGGTGGGTGCATGAACTGTAGTCCTCTATAGGACCAAGCTTCAATGGTGTCCTATACAGGACTTTCCCCTGGTCCTATAGGTCGATCGCCCGTTTCGACTGCAGGAGTGCGCGGCCTGCGCGTCGTAGACTCGTCGCCGCGGATCGGCACGCGGTCCGGAATGCCAAACTGAATCGAACAACATGAAAGAGGAGATCCTGTGATGCGTGAACCACGATGGCGCCAGGAGGGCGCAGAACCGGACTACAGGTTCTCGCTGGCCAACGAGCGCACCTTCCTCGCGTGGATCCGCACCGCGCTCGCCCTGCTGGCCGGCGGGGTGCTGCTCGACCAGTTCTCCACCAGGCTCGCGTCGCACCTCGTCGTCGAGCTGCTCGCGATCGCGCTCAGCACGATCGCCGCCCTGCTCTGCGCCATGGCCTACGCACGCTGGCGTGCCAACGAGATCGCGATGCGCCATGCGCGCCGGCTGCCGGGCACGATGGCCATCCCGGTGATCGCCGCGTCCATCCTCGGGGTCGCCGCGGTCATCGCCTTCCTGCTGCTGCGGAAATGACGGCCGCTCCTGCGGACGCCGCGGCGCCGCGCGCCCGCGATGCAGGCCTGCAGGCCGAACGCACCGCGCTGTCGTGGAACCGCACCGCGCTGTCGATCTTCGTCAATGCCTTGCTCGCGCTGCGCTCGGGCTGGGTCGACCGGGAGACGCCGATCACTGCGTTGGCCTTCGCACTGCTGATGGCTTCGGTGGCCGCCATGCTCTATGGCGTCTGGCGCCGGCGGCGCCTGCTGGACGGCCGCGGCCCGACCGCGCCGTCGGCCAATGCCGTCGCGGCGGCCGCGGTCGTCACGCTGATCGCGTGCGCCACCGGCATGGCCGCCATCGTCGCGGGTTGAGCCCGTGCCGGCGACGATGGACACACCCGCGAGCAGGCCGGACAACGCCGGCGCCTTTCCTTCCTCGCCTTCCCGTTTCGTCCGGGTCGCCGCCTTCCTGTGGGGCTGCGTGGTCTTCATGCCCGTCGGCCTCAACTACCTCGGGCTCGGACTGACGATCGTCGCGCTGCTTTGCGCGCCTTCGCGTTGGCGCGCGCGTGCGATGCGGCTGCGCGCGGATCCGCTGCGCTGGCCGCTGCTCGCCTGGGTGGCCTGGACGCTGGTGGTGCTGGCGCTGCGGCCGCACCATCCCGAGACGGCGCTGAGCCTCTGGCACGACCTGCGCATCGCAGCCACGCTCGCGATCCCGGTGCTGCTGGCGGTCGAAGAAGCCGTCTGGGCGTTGCGCGGGTTCCTGCTCGCTGCGCTGTTCGCGCTGATCGCGATCGTGCTGGCGCACACCACGGGTCTGCCCGATCTGCCGCTCTGGCACAACGTGACGGTGATGAAGGGCAACAAGTCCATCAACGACGCGCTGCTGTTCGCGCTGCTCGGCGCGTCGGCGGCGGTCGTCGGCCTGACGCATCTGAACGACACCCGCGATCGCTGGCACTGGGCCGTTCCGGCCTTCGCGGTGACGGTCGCGGCCGGTGCGATCGCGACCTTCACGCTGCCGTCGCGCACCTCGCTGCTGGGCCTGCTGCTGGCACTCTTCGCGGCCTGCGTGCACCAATGGCGCGGCCGTCTGCGCGTGCTGGCCGTCGCGCTCTGCGTCGGCGCCGTGGTGGCCGGCACGCTGGTCTGGAATGCGCCTTCGATGCAGGACAAGCTCAGGCTCGGCGTGCAGGAGCTCGAGGCCGCCGAAGCCGGCGCCGTGTCCGAAGGCAGCTGGGTGGTGCGCTTCTACATGTACCGCGAGACCACGCGCATGATGCTCGACCATCCGCTGGCCGGCGGCGGGCTCGGCAGCTGGACGCCCGAATGGCATCGGCGCGGCCCGAAGCTGCTCTACGACTACAGCATGCCGCACAACGACTTCCTGTGGATGGGCGCGGAGACCGGCGTGCCTGGCCTGCTGATCCTGGCGGCGATCATGGCGACGGGCCTGGTGGTCGCGTGGCGACGGCGCGACCTCACCGGCCGGCTGACCTTCGTCGCGCTGCTGATCCTGTGCGTCGCCACCAGCGTCAATTCGGCGCTGCGCGATGCCGCGATCGGACTCAGCCTGCCGTGGATTGCCTTCGTCTACCTGCGCCTGGCGCACGCGTCCGGCAACCCGTGGCGGGGCGTGTTCGCTCAGTCCGCGCGCTGAACGGCCAGCAGGCCGGACCGGCCCGGCACCGTGCCGAGCGCGATGCGCTCGCGCGGCAGAACCGTGCCGCGCAGCGCATCGTGCAGCGCGCCCACCGACACCAGCGCATGCCCCTGCGCGCGCCAGCCGGCGACGAGGCGCTCCAACACCGGCAGCAGCTTCATGCCCTCCAGCTCCGCATGCAGCGTGTAGACCTGGTCTTGCACCGTGCGCTCGGTCCGTGCGAGCAGCGGCTCGTGCACGTTGTCCGCCGTGATGCCGTCGACGCCGATCAGCTCGTCGAGCGTCGGCAGCGTGGTCGGGTACTGCGGCGGCCCGATGATGCTGCCGTCCCCCGCGACCGGCACGAAAGGATGAGTGCCGCGCGTGTCGGATGCGAATGCGATGCCGAGCAAGGCCTCGGCCCGCGCCGCGCCTTCGTTGAATTGCCAGCCCGCCGCGCCATGCACCCGCGGCGGCGAACCGAAGACCTCGGCATGGCGCTCGGTCGCGCGGCGCATTTCGCGCAGGGCCCAGGCCTCGTCGTGCCGCAGCAGGTGGTCCTGCCAGCGCACATGGTCCCAGCAGTGCACGCCGACCTCGAAGCCGGCATCGCGCACGCTGCGCAAGGTCGCGGCCTCGCGTCGGCCGATGTCCGGGCCCGGCAGCAAGCTGCCATAGAGCAGCGTGCGCAGCCCGTAGTGTTCGACCACCGAGGTGCGCGACACCTTCTGCAGGAAGCCGGGGCGCAGCACGCGCAGGATCGCGCGGCCCGTGTGGTCCGGCCCGAGGCTGAAAAGAAAGCTCGCGCCGGCCTGGGCCGCGCTCAGCAGCCTCACCAGCGCCGGCACGCCTTCGCGGGTGCCGCGCCAGGTGTCGACGTCGACCTTCAGTGCGATGCGCGCCATCGCGCTCAGGGCACCAGGTCGACGGCGGCGGCGGCTTCGTCGCGGTAGTACGCGAAGAGCTCGGCCAATGCTTCCTGCATGCCGACCCTGGGCGCCCAGGCGAGATCGGCGATGGTGTTGCGGATGTCGGGCACGCGCTGCAGCACGTCCTGGTAGCCGCTGCCGTAGTAGTCCTCGGACGCGATGTCGATCAGCTCGACGCGCTCGGCGGCCTCGCGGTATTCGGGCAGCGTCTTCGCGAGGTCCAGCATCATCCCGGCGAGCGCGCGGATCGAGTGGTTGTTGCCGGGATTGCCGATGTTGTAGATCTTGCGGTCGGCGATGCCGCCCTCGTTGGCGATGATCTTCACCAGCGCCGCGATGCCGTCGCCGATCGCGGTGAAGGCGCGCTGCTGGCTGCCGCCGTCGACCAGCCGGATCGGCTCGCCGCGCACGATGTGGCCGAGGAACTGGGTGATCACGCGGCTCGATCCTTCTTTCGGCGCATGCAGGCTGTCGAGGCCGGGGCCGATCCAGTTGAAGGGCCGGAACAGCGTGTAGCGCAGGCCTTGCTCCTGGCCGTAGGCGTGGATCACGCGATCCATCAGTTGCTTGGCGCAGGCATAGATCCAGCGCGGTTTGTTGATCGGGCCGTAGACCAGGTTCGAGGCCTCGGGATCGAAGGCCTCGTCGGTGCACATGCCGTAGACCTCGCTGGTCGATGGGAACACCACGCGCTTGCCGTAGCGCAGGCACTGCCGCACGATCGGCAGGTTGGCCTCGAAGTCGAGTTCGAACACGCGCAGCGGTTCGCGCACGTAGGTCGCCGGCGTCGCGATCGCGACCAGCGGCAGCACCACGTCGCACTTCTTGACGTGGTATTCGATCCACTCCTTGTTGATCGTGATGTCGCCCTCGAAGAAGTGGAAGCGCGGATGCCCGAGCCAGGGCGCGACGCGGTCCGACTGCATGTCCATGCCGTGGACCTGCCAGTCGGTGTTCTCCATGATGTGGCGCGTGAGATGGTGGCCGATGAAACCGTTGACGCCGAGGATCAGGACTTTGAGCATGGAAGGCAATCGAAAAACAGGAAAGGGAAATCCCTCAGGCGTCGACCGCGATGCAGCGGGCGCCGAAACGGGATTCGAAGTCGTGCGCGGCGAGCACCTGTGCGTCGCCGTCGCAGCGCGCCGCCAGCACGCGCAAGGCGCTGCCGTCGGCCGCGACGAGCCACAGCGAAGTGCCGTCGCTCGCCAGTCGCAGGCCCTTGCCCGGCACCTCGGGCGAAGCCGGTGCGCGCAGGGTGCGCTCGATGAAGACGCGCTTCTTCGCGATCTGCACGAAGGCGGCCGGGTAGGGTGGCGCGAGCGCACGCACGAGGTTGTGGATCTGCGCCGCATCGGCGTCGTAGGGAATGCGCCCGTCCTCGGGCCGGCGGCCGCCGAAGTAGCGCCCGAGCGACAGGCGCTGCGGATGCTCCATCGAGGTGCCGTCGATCAGGCCCGGCAGGCTGCGCGCCATGACGATCTCGGCCGCGACCGTGACCTTGGCGAACACCTCGCGTGCGGTGTCGTTGGCAAGGATCGGCACCGCGCACTGGTCGACGATCGCGCCGTTGTCGGGCTTCTCGTTCATGCGGTGCAGCGTGGCGCCGGTCTCGCTCTCGCCGTGGATGACGGCCCAGTTGACCGGCGCGCGGCCACGGTAGCGCGGCAGCAGCGAGCCGTGCATGTTGAAGGCGCCGCGCCGCGGCAGCGTCAGCCATTCGGGCCGAAGCATCTGCCGGTAGTAGAACGAGAACACGAAGTCGGGCCCGATCGCGAGCGCCTTTTCGATCAGCTCGGGTGCATGCGGATCAGCGGGCGTGACGCAAGGCACGCCGTACTCGGCGGCGACCGCGGCGACGCTGCCGAACCAGATCGTCTCGCCGGGCGCATCTTCATGGGTGATGACCAGCGGCACCTCGACGCCGGCGTCGAGCAGCACGCGCAGGCAGCGCACGCCGACGTCGTGGTACGCGAACACGATGGCAAGTGCGGGTCGGCGGAGATCGGTCATGGCTTGCGCTCCAGGATGGCATTGATCACATAGCGCGGGCGTGCCCGCACCTCCTGGTAGATGCGCCCGATGTACTCGCCCAGGAGGCCGATGCCGAACAGCGCGAGGCCGACCAAGAGGAACAGCAGCGCGAACAGCGTGAACACGCCGCCCTCCTCCGGCCCCAGCACCAGCCGCCGGCCGGCCAGCACCAGGAACAGCAGTCCCGACAGCAGCGAGACCACGATGCCGAGCATCGAGAAGGCCTGCAGCGGCACCAGCGAGAAGCCGGTGACCAGATCGAAGTTGAGCCGGATCAGGCTGTACAGCGAATACTTGGACTCGCCCGCATGGCGCGCCTCGTGGCCCACCACCACCTCGACCGGGTTCCTGGCGAACTGGTAGGCCAGCGCCGGGATGAAGGTGTTCATCTCGTTGCACTGGTTGATGAGCTGCACCACGTTGCGGCTGTAGGCGCGCATCATCGAGCCGTGGTCGGTCATCGCGATGCGCGTGAGGCGATGGCGCAGATGGTTCATCGCGCGCGAGGCCCAGCGACGCCATGCGGAGTCCTGCCGGTCCTGGCGGATCGAGCCGACATAGTCGTAGCCCTGGTCCATCGCCTCGAGCAGGAGCCGGATGTCCTCGGGCGGATTCTGCAGGTCGGCATCGAGCGTGACGACGCGCTCGCCGCGGCAATGTTCGAAGCCCGCGAGGATCGCGCGATGCTGGCCGAAGTTGCCGTTGAGCAGGATCACGCGCGTGACATCGGGACGGCTCTCGAACTGCGCGGCCAGCAGCGCCGGAGAACGGTCGCGGCTGCCATCGTCGATGAAGACGATCTCATAGCCGATGCCCAGCGCATCGAGCGCCGGATAGAGCCGCGCGAACAGCGCCGCCAGGCCGGCCTCCTCGTTGTAGACCGGGATCACGACGCTCAGCGTCGTCCGCATGGCGGTGTCGGTGGGCGGCGCGCTCTCGAGCTGGACCGCATCGTGCATTGTCATCGTCGGCCTCGGCTTTAGCGCAGTGCGGCGACCGCCGCCGTCACGGCCGCGCAGACGCGGTCCACGTCGGCATCGGCCATCGCGGGGAACAGGGGCAGCGTCACGGTGCGCGCGCCGATGTCCTCGGCCACGGGGAAATCGCCCGGTGCATGACCGCGTGCGCGGAACAGCGAGAAAAGATGCATCGCGGGATAGTGCACGCCGACGCCGATGCCCTGGGCCTTCATCGCCGCGATGAAGTCGCCGCGGCGCGCCGCGAGGCTGCGCGGCAGCAGCGGCTGGAACATGTGCCAGTTGCCGTGGTTCTCCGGGTCGACGGGCGGCAGCTCGAAACCGAGCGATGCGTCCCAGCGCGCGAAGTAGCGGCGCGCCAGCACGCGCCGGCGCGCGGAGAAATCGTCGACCTGCCGCAGCTGGCCCAGGCCGATGGCCGCCGCCACGTCGGTGAGGTTGGCCTTCGCGCCCCAGGCCTCGACCTCGAGGCCGCCGTCGGGCAACCGGGTCACGCCCTGGAGCCGCAGCTTCTCGAAGGCGAGCGCCTCCGCGTCGTTGTTGAGCACGAGGCAGCCGCCTTCGGCCGAGGTGAAGTTCTTGTTGGCATGGAAGCTGAACGAGACCAGGTCGCCGAGGCTGCCGATCTCGCGGCCGTGCCAGTGGGCGCCGAAGGATTGCGCCGCATCCTCGACCACCCGCAGCGAGTGCCGGCGGGCGAGCGCGTAGAGCCGGTCGCGATCGACCGGCAGGCCGGCCAGGTCGACCGGGATCAGCGCCCGCGTGCGCGGCGTCAGCGCAGCCTCGATGCGCTCGAGGTCGATGTTGCGCGTGGCCGCATCCGCGTCGACGAACACGGGCGTCGCGCCGACGGCCAGCACCACGTTGGCCGTGGCGACCCAGCTGAGCGGCGTGGTGATGACCTCGTCGCCGGGCCCGATGCCGCACAGCCGCAAGGCCAGTTCGAGCGATGCGGTGCCCGAGTTGACAAGCCGCACCGGCCGGCCGCCGAGGCGCTCGGACAGCGCCGCTTCCAGCGCCTGGCATTTCGGGCCGGTGGTGATCCAGCCCGAGCGCAGCACGTCGCCGACTTCGGCGATCGTGCGCTCGTCGATCGAGGGCCGGGTGAAGGGAAGAAAGGGCAAGGCGTTCATGGAAGCATTCTCGAAACTCATGTGTGGCTCCCGCTGCGCGCCACCAGCACCACGCCAACGATGATCACGCCGATGCCGAGCCAGCGCTGCGCATTGAGGTCCTCGCCGAACAGCCACCAGGCGAGCACGGCATTGAGGACATAGCCGATCGACAGCATGGGATAGGCGATGCTGACCTCCACGCGTGACAGCGCGATGATCCACACGACCACGCTCACCGCGTAGCAGGTCAGGCCGCCGAGGATCGCGGGATGCTGCGCCAGCCCGAGCGCGGTGCGCCAGAGCGCGGGCGCGCCGGACGCGAGCGTGATCTCTCCCGCGCTCGCGGCGCCCGCCTTGAGCAGCAGCTGCGCCACCGCGTTGAGCAGCACGCCGCTGAGGATCCAGATGAAATCGAACACCTTCATGGCTTGACCACCACCAGCCGCCTCAGATCCTGGAACACGACGCGCATGGGCAGGCCGCGCTCGTGCAGTTCGACCCACGTCAGCGGGCTCATGTAGGCCGCCGCGCGAGGCAGGGTTCGCCATCGGGCCATGAAGTCGTCGAGCGTGGCGATCGTGCGGCCGGGCTCGCGCTGCTCGCCGAGGGCGAACTCGTCCACGTAGTCGACCAGCACCACGTTGCGCTGGAGATAGAAAGGCAAGGTCTGGTCATAGGTCCGAACGGCGAAGACAGGGGTGTCGGCATCGAGCAGCGGCCGCACCACGGCGGCCAGCGCCGCAGCGCTCTTGAGCTGGCCGAAGCCATTGTGGGCCTGCAGCACCACCGTGGTAGCGGCGAAATGCCCCAGCGCCAGGCTGAGCACCGCGGCCGTGATGCGGCCATTGCCGAGGAACCGCCATGCGACCGCGGCGCCGACGAGGAACAGCGCGCCGCCCACGCGCGCCGCCGAGGCCAGCGGCGCCAGCACTTCGGCCGGCGTCGCGGGGGATGCGAAACGCGCGCTCTGCGTGGACGCCACGAGCACGATGACCCAGGCCAGCGCCGGCACCAGCAGATGCCAGCGCAGCACGGCCGCAGGCACGTCGCGCAGCCGGAACGCCAGCAGCAGCGCCAGCGCCGGGAACATCGGCAGGATGTACGAGGGCAGCTTGGAGCCCGACGCGCTGAAGAACACGAGCACGAACACCGACCACACGATCAGCACATGGCGCGGTGTGACCCGGCGCGCGCTGCGATCGGCCGCGGACCGGCCGTCCTGCAGCAGCCACGGCAACGCACCGGTCCAAGGCAGCATGCCGGCGAGAAGCAACGGCAGGTAGTACCACCACGCGCCTTCGCGCTGATGCTCCTCGGTCAGGTAGCGCGTGAAATGCTCGTGGATGAAGAAGAACTGCGCGAAGCCCGGATTGCGCAGCGAGACCAGCACGAACCAGGGCGCCGTCAGCACGAAGAAGATCAGCAGGCCCGACAGCCAGTGCATGCCGCGCCAGAGGCTCAAGTCGCGCCGCCACAGGCTGACGAAAACCAGCACCGCGCCGGGAATCACGATACCGACCAGGCCCTTGCTCAGCACCGCACCGGCCATCGCGGCCCACGCGAGCCAGATCCATCGGCGGCGCGTGCGCGCATCCGCACCTGCGTGGTCGGCCAGCAGCACGGCGCACAGCGCCAGCGTGAGGAACAGCGTGAGGCCGGCGTCGAGCGTGAGGTAATGGCTGTTGACGACGATCCAGGTGGTCGATGCGGCGATGGCCAGCGCGCGGATGCCGGCCTCGCGGCCCCACAGGCGGCCGGCGGTGAAGCCGACCGCGAGCACCGTGAGGAAGCCTGCAATCCCCGGCCAGAGGCGCGCGGCGAATTCGTTGACGCCGAAGGTGAGGAAACTCAACGCGCCGATCCAGTACTGCAGCGCGGGCTTCTCGAAATACAGCAGTCCGTTGAGCCGCGGCGTGACCCAGTCGCCGCCGCGCGCCATCTCGAGCGCCAGGGAGGCATAGCGGCCCTCGTCCGGATGGACCAGCGAGCGGGTGCCGAGGCTGGCGAACCAGACCAGCGCCAGGAGCCCCAGCCAGACAAGGAGCCAGCGCGATGCGGTCGCGGTGTTGCGCGCCGCCGGTGCCGCAGGCCTCCCGGCCGAGGCGCGGGTCGAGGTCGCGGTGATCGGATCTTCAGTCATGAATTGTTTGCGGGCGCGCTCGCTGGTCGCGCCGTGGCTTGGAACGGAGGCCGATCCTTCTGAATCAAGGCGCCGAGCATATATCGTCGGGACGACGACATCCCCTCCCAGGCCACCCCGTCGAAAACCGTCGATGCTCGCAGAGCTTGCTTAACAAGGACTTAAGGGAGCCTGACTTGCACGGTCAGCAAGCCACGCGCTCAGGCGAAGAACGCATCGAAGCCGCCTTGCGGTTCGTAGCGCTTGCCGCGCACCAGCAGCCGCAACGGGCCGGGCATGGCGCGCTGACAGACCGGATGTTCCTGGTCGCCGGGATAGCACATCGCGAGCGTGTCGCCTTCGCCCAGAACACGCGGCGCCACCAGCGCGGGCAGGCGTGACCTTGCATCGGCGAGCACGGCATCGACCGCGTCGTGGCGCGCGAGATGCGCGAGCGTCATGATCTGCGGCGGCGCCAGCGCCATCCCGCCGTCCCAGTAGGTCTCGAGCGCGGCGCGCGGACGCAGCCATGCCGCTTCGGTGGTTTCGTGCCCATCGTGGCGCACGATGCCCTGCGCGGGCGTCCTGGCGACGAAGAAGCGGGTGTCGAAGCGCTGCTTGTTGACGGAACGCACCGGCGTGATCCAGCGCGACCACGGCGCCAAAGCATCGACCTGCAGGCGCAGGCCCAGTTCGGCCACCAGGGCATTGAACGCGACGCCGCTTCCGAGACGCGCACGGGCCTCGGTGCAAGCTTCGGGCGACAGCCCCTGGGCCAGCAGCAGGCCCGCTTCCTCGAAGGCCTCGCGCAGCGCGGCGACATAGAAGCCGGCCGCGGTGGCGACATCGATCTCCGGTTCGCCGAGCCGCGCATGCAGCGTCTGCACGCTGGCGTCGAGATGCCGCGCGGCATCGAGCCGCACGTCGTCGCCATCGACCTTGCCGCCGGGAAACACGAAGGTGTCACCCAGCACCGCCGACTGGCCGTGGCGCTTGAGCATCAGCACTTCCAGGCCCTGTGACGCATCGCGCAGCAGGATCAGCGTGGACGAAGGCCGCAGGCTCGGGGCCGGGGCTGCGGACGGGACGGCGCTCAAGAGAAACCCGCCACATCGTGCGGCACGTAAGGCGCCTCGAGCGCTGCGACTTCCTCCGCGCTCAACTGCAGCGACAGCGCGGCCACCGCGTCCGTCAGGTGCGAGGCCTTGGAGGCGCCGATGATCGGCGCGGTCACCGGCGGCTTGTGCGCGACCCAGGCCAGCGCCACCTGCGCGCGCGGCACACCGCGTGCCGCCGCCACCGCCGCGACCGCATCGACGACGCGCCGGTCGGCATCGCCCAGATGCTTGTGCAGGCCCTGGCCGAACTTGTCGGTCTGCGTGCGGAAGGTCGTGGCATCGAAGTCGCGCGTGAGGCGGCCGCGCGCCAGCGGGCTCCATGGAATGACGCCGATGCCCTCCTCCGTGCACAGGCGCATCATCTCGCGCTCTTCCTCGCGGTACATCAGGTTGTAGTGGTTCTGCATCGAGACGAAGCGCGTCCAGCCGTGCCGCTCGGCCAGCTGCAGCGCCTTGCAGAACTGGTAGGCGTACATGGAGGAAGCGCCGATGTAGCGCGCCTTGCCGGCCTTCACCACGTCGTGCAGCGCTTCCAGCGTTTCCTCGATCGGCGTCGTGTAGTCGAAGCGGTGGATCTGGTAGAGATCGACATAGTCCGTGCCCAGGCGCTTCAGGCTCAGGTCGATCTCGGTCATCACCGCCTTGCGCGACAGGCCTCGCGCGTTGGGATCCTTGCGCATCGCGCCATGGAGCTTGGTGGCGATCACCACCTCCTCGCGGCGCGCGAAATCGCGCAGTGCGCGGCCCAGGATCTCCTCGCTGGTGCCGTCCGAATAGATGTTGGCGGTGTCGAAGAAATTGATGCCGGCCTCGATCGCCTGGCGGATCAGCGGGCGGCTCGCGTCCTCGGCCAATGTCCATTCGTGCGCGCCGCGCTGCGGCTCGCCGTAGGTCATGCAGCCGAGGCAGAGCCTGGAGACCTTGAGGCCGGTGCGGCCGAGGCGTATGTATTCCATGAGGGTCGGGACTTCGGTTGAAGCCTTGCATTCTGGCGCCGAAGTCTGTTTCGCGCTGAGCGGCCCGTGCGCGGCAACGTTCGAGCCGCACGCCGATCGGTCCGCCGAAGGCCACGGCGGCACAATGGGCGCTTCATGCGCCGCCTTCTTCCCGTCGCGATCCTGCTCATGCTCGGCCTGCCGTGCAGCGCCGAGGTGATCCGCTGTGCCGATGCGGCCGGCAACGTGAGCTACACGGACGGCGCGTGTCCGGCGGGTGCACGGCAGGTGGGGCGCGTAGCGACGCCGCCGGCCGTCCGGACGCCTGACGAATCCGGACAGAGCCAAGCCGCTGGAAGCGTGGACAGCCCCTACGCGGATGCGCCGCGGCGGGAGCCGGCGCCGGTCGTCGCACCGCCAATGCCGCCACCACCGCAGCAAGCGCCCGCAGGCCCGGTCGTCATCGATTCACGCGGCGACGACCCCGGGGCGGGCGACGACGATGGCTACCCCGGCGCCTACCGCCGGCCTCTGCCGCCGCGCGACATGCGGCCACGGCTGCGCGACTGCGACAGGACGGGTTGCCGGGACACCCAGGGCAACCACTACAACCGCGCCGGACAACTGGACCGCTACCAGGGTCCCGGCGGCAAGACCTGCCAGCCGGTGGGCACCACGGTGATCTGCCACTGAGGCGGCGCGTGGCGGCGCGCGCTACCCGCCCAGCGTGCGCCGCAGGAACCCGGCCATCGCCCGCTCCACGGTGGTCGCGCCATGCGCGTCATGGACCGCGACCGCATCGGCCTGGTAGAAATGCCCGGCGCCCGGGACGTCCAGAAGCTCGCAGTGCAGCCCGGCAGCGCGCAACTGGGCGACCAGGCCGGGCGTCGCCTCGGCGATGTAGTCGAGGTCGTTCTCGGCGCTCACCAGCAGCACCGCCGGCCCGCCATCGAATCCGCTCAGATGCCGCTGCAGGTCCGCGCGATCCATGAAGCCCGAGAGCGCCACGACGGCCGCCACCGGCACCTTCTCGCCGAACGCGACATTCAGCGCCGTGCGTGCGCCGGCGGAGAAGCCGCCGAGCGCGATCCGCGCCGGATCCACGTGCCATTCGGCCGCTCGGCTGCGAACGAAACGCACCGCCTCGGCCATGTCGTCGCTCGCCGCTTCGATGCCGCGCCACAGCATGTCGGGCGTGGCGGGCGGCAGATTCATGATGCGGCGCACGACGTCCGTGCGCGAGGTCGGGATGCGCTCGGGTGCC from Variovorax sp. PBL-E5 includes the following:
- a CDS encoding MFS transporter, with the protein product MSRVENSPLRGWIVTIMLALFMVINFMDKAILGIVAKPLMAELHIQPAEFGLVASSFFLLFSISAICFGFIANRMSSKMVLLILAAIWGLSQFPLAFAASVPRLFFSRILLGVGEGPAYPLALHACYKWFPNDRRNLPSAVIYQGVTLGLLISGPILTFILVRYSWHAAFLTLAIASLVWMVVWFILGAEGRVTSDSETRVHLSHTAHVSYRTLLTDKTFLGNMALYWTTYWIFALMFTWIPSYLGTVLNYSPTETGWMFMLFTGINVPIVLGGSWLSQFLLKRGVASVRARAGLSCIFVLVGGLFICLSLFAVQQPLLKVILLAIGCNLPQLTFVLSSTIVAEIIPDAQRSGMMSVNSALATTGGLIAPALMGRFIQSAATPAAGYDTGFLVAAVLAIAVSVIGFLIINPEASKRRFAARALPATPRVRPVGAALAK
- a CDS encoding YidH family protein; translated protein: MREPRWRQEGAEPDYRFSLANERTFLAWIRTALALLAGGVLLDQFSTRLASHLVVELLAIALSTIAALLCAMAYARWRANEIAMRHARRLPGTMAIPVIAASILGVAAVIAFLLLRK
- a CDS encoding DUF202 domain-containing protein, coding for MTAAPADAAAPRARDAGLQAERTALSWNRTALSIFVNALLALRSGWVDRETPITALAFALLMASVAAMLYGVWRRRRLLDGRGPTAPSANAVAAAAVVTLIACATGMAAIVAG
- a CDS encoding O-antigen ligase family protein, whose amino-acid sequence is MDTPASRPDNAGAFPSSPSRFVRVAAFLWGCVVFMPVGLNYLGLGLTIVALLCAPSRWRARAMRLRADPLRWPLLAWVAWTLVVLALRPHHPETALSLWHDLRIAATLAIPVLLAVEEAVWALRGFLLAALFALIAIVLAHTTGLPDLPLWHNVTVMKGNKSINDALLFALLGASAAVVGLTHLNDTRDRWHWAVPAFAVTVAAGAIATFTLPSRTSLLGLLLALFAACVHQWRGRLRVLAVALCVGAVVAGTLVWNAPSMQDKLRLGVQELEAAEAGAVSEGSWVVRFYMYRETTRMMLDHPLAGGGLGSWTPEWHRRGPKLLYDYSMPHNDFLWMGAETGVPGLLILAAIMATGLVVAWRRRDLTGRLTFVALLILCVATSVNSALRDAAIGLSLPWIAFVYLRLAHASGNPWRGVFAQSAR
- a CDS encoding 4-deoxy-4-formamido-L-arabinose-phosphoundecaprenol deformylase, producing the protein MARIALKVDVDTWRGTREGVPALVRLLSAAQAGASFLFSLGPDHTGRAILRVLRPGFLQKVSRTSVVEHYGLRTLLYGSLLPGPDIGRREAATLRSVRDAGFEVGVHCWDHVRWQDHLLRHDEAWALREMRRATERHAEVFGSPPRVHGAAGWQFNEGAARAEALLGIAFASDTRGTHPFVPVAGDGSIIGPPQYPTTLPTLDELIGVDGITADNVHEPLLARTERTVQDQVYTLHAELEGMKLLPVLERLVAGWRAQGHALVSVGALHDALRGTVLPRERIALGTVPGRSGLLAVQRAD
- a CDS encoding bifunctional UDP-4-keto-pentose/UDP-xylose synthase produces the protein MLKVLILGVNGFIGHHLTRHIMENTDWQVHGMDMQSDRVAPWLGHPRFHFFEGDITINKEWIEYHVKKCDVVLPLVAIATPATYVREPLRVFELDFEANLPIVRQCLRYGKRVVFPSTSEVYGMCTDEAFDPEASNLVYGPINKPRWIYACAKQLMDRVIHAYGQEQGLRYTLFRPFNWIGPGLDSLHAPKEGSSRVITQFLGHIVRGEPIRLVDGGSQQRAFTAIGDGIAALVKIIANEGGIADRKIYNIGNPGNNHSIRALAGMMLDLAKTLPEYREAAERVELIDIASEDYYGSGYQDVLQRVPDIRNTIADLAWAPRVGMQEALAELFAYYRDEAAAAVDLVP
- a CDS encoding formyltransferase, encoding MTDLRRPALAIVFAYHDVGVRCLRVLLDAGVEVPLVITHEDAPGETIWFGSVAAVAAEYGVPCVTPADPHAPELIEKALAIGPDFVFSFYYRQMLRPEWLTLPRRGAFNMHGSLLPRYRGRAPVNWAVIHGESETGATLHRMNEKPDNGAIVDQCAVPILANDTAREVFAKVTVAAEIVMARSLPGLIDGTSMEHPQRLSLGRYFGGRRPEDGRIPYDADAAQIHNLVRALAPPYPAAFVQIAKKRVFIERTLRAPASPEVPGKGLRLASDGTSLWLVAADGSALRVLAARCDGDAQVLAAHDFESRFGARCIAVDA